GTCATGGAGCCAGTTTTTTGGCGACGCTGTAGTAGGAGTCTGTGTCACAGGAATTGTAATGATGGTGGTATCTTCCTGGTATTTCAAAAAAAAGTATAACGGTGACAGCCTCAAGCTAGGAATGGTGAACTAATAAAAAAAGCGAAACTGAAATTTCAGTTTCGCTTTTTTAATAGCTTTCTTATGCAGGTATTTATGCCTTAGGCGCTTCTTTAGAGTCTTTTTTTGCAGGTTCATCTTTGGCATCTTTGAACTCGCGTATGCCACTACCCAAACCACGCATTAACTCAGGTATCTTTTTACCGCCAAACAAGAGGAGAACTACCAGTGCGATCAGCAGTAATTCTTTGATACCGATTTCCTGCAGAAACAAAAACGGGATATTCAAAAGTGATGTTGCCATTATAAACTGTTTTTTATTGTGTGCTTTTAATATACGGCGATTCCAGACATAAAGTTAGCACGAAATCAGAGTTTTTTCGACTTTTGCCCAGATATTTGAGAATTTTAATCTAATTCTCATAAACACAATAAATTACGAATTATAAAAAATAACTTTTATATCTCCGTTCTCCACTTGTAGTTGTGAAATCCGGCCATATTGGACCTTCAGATCAAAGGAATCCACAAGTGGCGTATTAGTGGCGTGGGCAAGAATGGAGCGGATGACGCCGCCATGTGTGACCAGCACCGCATTATTGCCTTTTTCGATGATTTCTTCTACGACAGCCATGGTCCGGAGATAGAGCTCTTCATAACTTTCGCCCTGCGGCACTTTCGCCTGCACAAAATCATCGGCCCAGGTTTGCAGCTCTTCCTTGCCAATGGCTTCCCAGGCCAGCATTTCCCATGCGCCGAAGTTCATTTCCTTCAGCCGTTCATCGGTAATTACCTTGTCGCCAAACAGCGTGGTGGCCAGTTTATGACAACGTAGTAACGGGCTGCTATATACGTCGAAATCGCCTTCCGGCAGTTTCGCCTTTACTGCGGCGGCTTCCGTTTCAAAAGTGTCAGCTACGTCAATATCTGAAAAACCGTAACAGATGCCGCTTTCGATAGCCGGCGTAGTATGTCTTATGAGGTATATTTCCATGCGAGAATGCAAAAACACAAATATATGACTGTTTCAGAAACCTGCTGTACGGCCCCAAGGCAATCGCCGGTATAACCACCAATCCATTTGCTCATGAGACGGGCCATGTACCAGCGTACCAGAAACAGTGATGGCAGTATCAGCAGCAGGGCATAGTTGCCGGTAAAGGCAATTACCGCCAGCAGGGGAAGCAGCCCGAAAGCGCCCGCCAGTGCCAGGTCAGGCAGCTGAATGCCTTTGGATACGGGCTTGGCTTTACTGTCTTCATTTTCCCTGACATACTGATGGGTGTAGATAATACTAACGGCCACAAAGCGGCTCAACGGCTGCGCTATGATCACGGCCAGCATCACCTTGTTGAGCGTAAGCGGCACCAGGCAGATATATTTCAGCGTCATCAGCAGTAACAGCCCCAGCATGCCATAAGTGCCGATGCGGCTGTCTTTCATGATTTCCAGTATCTTTTCTTTGGTCCAACCGCCGCCGAAGCCATCACACATATCGGCAAAACCATCTTCATGAAAAGCGCCGGTCACCCAGATGCTGATAATGATTGACAGCAGTACCGCCACCAGCCGGGGAGCGATATCGCCGAAAGCATATAACACGGCCAGCATGAAGCTGCCGGTGATCCAGCCTATCAGGGGCAGA
The Chitinophaga varians genome window above contains:
- the tatA gene encoding twin-arginine translocase TatA/TatE family subunit, producing MATSLLNIPFLFLQEIGIKELLLIALVVLLLFGGKKIPELMRGLGSGIREFKDAKDEPAKKDSKEAPKA
- the cobC gene encoding alpha-ribazole phosphatase; translation: MEIYLIRHTTPAIESGICYGFSDIDVADTFETEAAAVKAKLPEGDFDVYSSPLLRCHKLATTLFGDKVITDERLKEMNFGAWEMLAWEAIGKEELQTWADDFVQAKVPQGESYEELYLRTMAVVEEIIEKGNNAVLVTHGGVIRSILAHATNTPLVDSFDLKVQYGRISQLQVENGDIKVIFYNS
- a CDS encoding adenosylcobinamide-GDP ribazoletransferase is translated as MKKQWQLLLTAIMFYTRIPVTVSAPYSPEMLNKATRYLPLIGWITGSFMLAVLYAFGDIAPRLVAVLLSIIISIWVTGAFHEDGFADMCDGFGGGWTKEKILEIMKDSRIGTYGMLGLLLLMTLKYICLVPLTLNKVMLAVIIAQPLSRFVAVSIIYTHQYVRENEDSKAKPVSKGIQLPDLALAGAFGLLPLLAVIAFTGNYALLLILPSLFLVRWYMARLMSKWIGGYTGDCLGAVQQVSETVIYLCFCILAWKYTS